Proteins found in one Ferrovibrio sp. MS7 genomic segment:
- the typA gene encoding translational GTPase TypA — protein sequence MEIRNIAIIAHVDHGKTTLVDALLRQSGSFRENQQVAERVMDSNDLERERGITILAKCTSVEWHGTRVNIVDTPGHADFGGEVERILSMVDGVVLLVDAAEGPLPQTKFVLGKALGLGMRPIVVINKVDRSDARPVEVHSEVFDLFAALDASEEQLDFPCMFASGRSGWADDSLEGPRKDLAPLFDLVVRHVPAPTVEKDAPFRMLVTTLEADPYLGRILTGRIHSGVLKVNSPIHSLRRDGSEIEQGRVTKLLAFRGIERVPVEEAEAGDIVAIAGLTTTTVADTICELAVSDPVPANPIDPPTLAMTFSVNNSPFAGKEGSKVQSRVIRTRLMREAEGNVAIRVRESDDKDAFEVAGRGELQLGVLVETMRREGFELSISRPRVLFQQDEDGKLLEPIEEVHIDVDDAFTGIVVEKMSLRKAELRDMRPSGGGKTRITFHAPSRGLIGYHGEFLTDTRGTGIMNKLFHSYGPHRGAIPGRRNGVLIANGTGETTLYALNFIEERGVLFVDPGVAVYEGMIIGEHSRDNDLDVNPMKAKQLTNIRAAGKDEQVRLTPPRKMTLEQAIAYIADDELVEVTPKSIRIRKKMLDPNDRKKAQRQAENAA from the coding sequence ATGGAAATTCGCAATATCGCCATCATCGCCCACGTTGACCACGGCAAGACCACCCTGGTCGACGCCCTTCTGCGCCAGTCCGGCTCGTTCCGCGAGAACCAGCAGGTGGCCGAGCGCGTGATGGACTCCAACGACCTCGAGCGCGAGCGCGGCATCACCATCCTGGCCAAGTGCACCTCGGTGGAATGGCACGGCACCCGCGTCAACATCGTCGATACCCCCGGCCACGCCGATTTCGGCGGCGAAGTTGAGCGCATCCTCTCCATGGTGGATGGCGTGGTGCTGCTGGTGGACGCCGCAGAAGGCCCGCTGCCGCAGACCAAGTTCGTGCTTGGCAAGGCACTCGGCCTCGGCATGCGCCCGATCGTGGTGATCAACAAGGTCGACCGCTCTGACGCCCGCCCGGTCGAAGTCCATTCCGAAGTGTTCGATCTCTTCGCCGCCCTGGACGCCAGCGAAGAACAACTCGACTTCCCCTGCATGTTCGCCTCGGGCCGCTCCGGCTGGGCCGATGACAGCCTGGAAGGCCCGCGCAAGGACCTCGCCCCGCTGTTTGACCTGGTGGTGCGCCATGTGCCGGCACCGACCGTGGAGAAGGATGCGCCGTTCCGCATGCTGGTCACCACGCTGGAAGCCGATCCGTATCTCGGCCGCATCCTCACCGGCCGCATCCATTCCGGCGTGCTGAAGGTGAATAGCCCAATCCACTCGCTGCGCCGCGATGGCAGCGAAATCGAGCAGGGCCGCGTCACCAAGCTGCTGGCCTTCCGCGGCATCGAACGCGTGCCGGTGGAAGAAGCCGAAGCCGGTGATATCGTGGCGATTGCCGGCCTCACCACCACAACGGTGGCCGATACCATCTGCGAACTGGCCGTATCCGATCCTGTGCCGGCCAACCCGATTGATCCGCCGACCCTGGCGATGACCTTCTCGGTCAACAATTCGCCCTTCGCCGGCAAGGAGGGCTCCAAGGTGCAGAGCCGCGTGATCCGCACCCGCCTGATGCGCGAAGCCGAGGGCAATGTGGCGATCCGCGTGCGCGAGAGCGACGACAAGGATGCCTTCGAAGTCGCCGGCCGTGGCGAATTGCAGCTCGGCGTGCTGGTGGAAACCATGCGCCGCGAGGGCTTCGAGCTTTCGATCAGCCGTCCGCGCGTGCTGTTCCAGCAGGATGAGGACGGCAAGCTGCTGGAGCCGATCGAGGAAGTGCATATCGACGTGGATGATGCCTTTACCGGCATCGTCGTGGAGAAGATGAGCCTGCGCAAGGCCGAGCTGCGCGACATGCGCCCGTCGGGCGGCGGCAAGACCCGCATCACCTTCCATGCCCCGTCGCGCGGCCTGATCGGCTACCACGGTGAATTCCTCACCGATACGCGCGGCACCGGCATCATGAACAAGCTGTTCCACAGCTATGGCCCGCATCGCGGCGCCATCCCGGGCCGCCGCAACGGCGTGCTGATCGCCAATGGCACCGGTGAAACCACGCTCTACGCGCTGAACTTCATCGAAGAGCGCGGCGTGCTGTTCGTCGATCCGGGCGTGGCCGTGTATGAAGGCATGATCATTGGCGAGCACAGCCGCGACAATGATCTTGACGTCAACCCGATGAAGGCAAAACAGCTCACCAACATCCGCGCTGCGGGCAAGGATGAGCAGGTGCGCCTTACCCCGCCGCGCAAGATGACCCTGGAGCAGGCCATCGCCTACATCGCCGATGACGAACTGGTGGAAGTGACGCCGAAGAGCATCCGCATCCGCAAGAAGATGCTGGACCCGAATGACCGCAAGAAGGCCCAGCGCCAGGCCGAAAACGCCGCGTAA